A single genomic interval of Picosynechococcus sp. PCC 7003 harbors:
- the lpxD gene encoding UDP-3-O-(3-hydroxymyristoyl)glucosamine N-acyltransferase, with product MNVSELIQVLKSDLIIDHSLGSDPEITGVAAIDAAKSQEISYIEGGKFAARVDTTAASALILPADEDLQQRATDRGLAWFSTKEPRLLFAAAIKVFYQPFRPAPGIHPTAVIDPSVQLGEAVSVGAHVVLYPGVKIGDRTCIMANVVVYPDVEIGADTLLHANCTIHERVKIGNHCVIHSGAVIGAEGFGFVPTAQGWFKMEQSGIVVLEDGVEIGCNSAVDRPAVGETRIKTQTKLDNLVHVAHGGTIGSNCALAAQVGLAGGVTVGNNVLLGGQVGVANQAVIGDGAIATAQTGINNRVAPGEIVSGSPAVPNAVYRKVSAIYKRLPEMYEVFRKLKKG from the coding sequence ATGAACGTTTCTGAATTAATTCAAGTTTTAAAGTCTGATCTCATTATCGATCATTCCCTCGGAAGTGACCCGGAGATTACGGGAGTCGCCGCCATTGATGCCGCAAAATCCCAGGAAATCAGCTACATCGAAGGGGGAAAATTTGCCGCAAGGGTCGATACAACGGCAGCTTCGGCGTTAATCTTGCCTGCGGATGAAGATTTGCAACAACGGGCGACAGATCGCGGTTTGGCTTGGTTTAGTACAAAGGAGCCGCGTTTGTTATTTGCGGCGGCGATCAAGGTTTTTTATCAGCCGTTTCGTCCGGCACCGGGCATTCATCCTACCGCTGTCATTGATCCGTCGGTACAGTTGGGTGAGGCTGTTTCGGTGGGTGCCCATGTGGTGCTTTATCCGGGGGTAAAAATTGGCGATCGCACTTGTATTATGGCCAATGTAGTGGTTTATCCCGATGTCGAAATTGGTGCTGATACGTTACTCCATGCCAATTGCACAATTCACGAGCGGGTCAAGATTGGCAATCATTGTGTGATCCACAGCGGTGCGGTGATTGGGGCCGAGGGATTTGGCTTTGTGCCCACGGCCCAGGGCTGGTTCAAGATGGAACAATCGGGAATTGTCGTCCTCGAAGATGGCGTTGAAATTGGCTGTAACAGTGCGGTGGATCGGCCTGCCGTGGGGGAAACGCGCATTAAAACCCAAACCAAACTGGATAATCTCGTCCATGTGGCCCACGGGGGAACCATCGGCTCAAACTGTGCCCTTGCGGCCCAGGTGGGTTTAGCGGGAGGTGTAACCGTCGGTAATAATGTGCTCCTTGGGGGTCAGGTGGGGGTTGCGAATCAGGCAGTAATTGGTGATGGGGCGATCGCCACAGCCCAAACGGGGATTAACAATCGAGTTGCCCCCGGAGAAATTGTCTCGGGCAGTCCAGCGGTGCCCAATGCCGTCTATCGGAAAGTCTCGGCCATTTATAAGCGTTTGCCAGAAATGTATGAGGTGTTTCGTAAACTCAAGAAGGGTTAA
- a CDS encoding SPFH domain-containing protein, with protein sequence MIWAFLLAGIIFLAVTNLHIVPDREVWVMERLGKRRFASGGLDFQLPLGLEKKVCIIPVQPSLTNVFGQRINIPDGTIQEFYASIEYKVANSQRLYDCVRTNDQSQTLELGQYIQTWFLAAARDVLKRLPIESICENEEDGSLALELRLKIEADFEAKGLTLVGLEPIRVTSIVLDEVAENARRLRYVELKKVAAKSIYAKGESQAIRTLMVELDIPQMQAQRLYLQLQTLATLEGTDMSGVIISDMLSAKLLEIGKRS encoded by the coding sequence ATGATTTGGGCTTTTCTGCTTGCCGGGATTATTTTTCTAGCTGTCACAAACCTGCATATCGTACCTGATCGCGAAGTATGGGTAATGGAGCGTCTTGGAAAACGCCGCTTTGCATCGGGTGGTCTTGATTTCCAGCTTCCCTTAGGTTTAGAAAAAAAAGTTTGTATTATTCCAGTTCAACCCAGCCTCACCAATGTCTTCGGACAACGGATCAATATCCCCGATGGCACCATTCAAGAATTTTATGCCTCAATTGAATATAAAGTTGCCAATTCTCAACGTCTTTATGATTGTGTCCGGACGAATGATCAATCCCAAACCTTAGAACTAGGGCAATATATCCAGACTTGGTTCCTTGCGGCTGCCCGTGATGTTCTCAAGCGTCTCCCCATTGAATCGATTTGTGAAAATGAAGAAGACGGTAGCCTAGCCCTGGAATTGCGTCTGAAAATCGAAGCCGATTTTGAAGCGAAAGGTTTAACCCTGGTTGGCCTCGAACCTATTCGTGTCACAAGTATCGTTCTTGATGAAGTCGCTGAGAACGCGCGCCGTCTACGTTACGTCGAATTGAAAAAAGTTGCTGCTAAATCTATCTATGCTAAAGGTGAAAGCCAAGCTATCCGAACCCTCATGGTTGAACTGGATATTCCGCAAATGCAAGCCCAACGTCTTTACCTCCAACTTCAAACCTTAGCCACCCTCGAAGGTACAGATATGTCTGGGGTGATCATTTCGGATATGCTGTCAGCAAAACTCCTCGAAATTGGTAAACGCAGCTAA
- a CDS encoding TerD family protein, with translation MTINLNKGQGISLKKAAPSLTAAFIGLGWDIKQQGTGADFDLDASIFMLGNNGKLISDQHFIFYNNLTSPDPEQAVKLMGDNRTGAGEGDDEVMIIDFRKVPENVATIVIAISIYDGEARRQSFGQVQNAYVRLVNVETKAEVLRYSLQEHFSNETALIMAEVVKEGGEWRLNAVGDGYQGGLQTLLDRYQ, from the coding sequence ATGACGATTAATCTAAACAAGGGCCAAGGCATTTCCCTCAAGAAAGCTGCACCAAGCCTCACCGCCGCTTTTATTGGTTTAGGTTGGGATATAAAGCAACAGGGCACAGGGGCAGACTTTGACCTTGATGCCTCCATTTTTATGCTGGGGAATAATGGCAAGCTTATTTCCGACCAGCATTTTATTTTTTACAATAACTTGACGAGTCCCGATCCTGAACAAGCCGTCAAATTAATGGGTGATAATCGCACCGGGGCTGGTGAAGGTGATGATGAAGTCATGATCATTGATTTTCGGAAAGTGCCGGAGAATGTTGCCACAATTGTGATTGCGATTTCGATCTATGACGGGGAAGCGCGTCGCCAAAGCTTTGGTCAAGTGCAAAATGCCTACGTCCGGCTCGTGAACGTGGAAACAAAGGCGGAGGTGCTGCGTTACTCCCTCCAGGAACATTTCTCTAATGAGACGGCTCTGATTATGGCAGAGGTGGTTAAGGAAGGGGGCGAATGGCGCCTCAATGCGGTTGGGGATGGCTACCAAGGGGGCTTACAGACCCTGCTTGACCGTTATCAATAG
- a CDS encoding GNAT family N-acetyltransferase produces MTAGMSKQGKVSIRPVQYRDLTAIANFAAAADLDGPSPLDMPLEDHLENTKNFYGLVKLLSFFPNPNQYSFHGYVIEVDGQLVGFVKISPFNSSQSTWRVEQVIIDPQFPKLQYHGSARDPGSALLRYCFDHVVEARNWVLEVNVNAQQTLSLYRQNGFQPLAKLTYWAIAPEILSELALQEPALPNLMPVGNADARLLYQLDTASMPPMLRQVFDRHVQDFKSAPLSNLICRVKNWTQHVDVVEGYVFEPQRKAAIGYFAVQLAHQDHKPHHGRLTVHPAYTWLYPELMIKMAQIAQIRPEQPLLTTSTDYQPEREEFFETVGATPREHTLLMSRSVWHKVRESQPLEALQLSGVLQGLQPMRSPIPSRIHWFKNHPSLKLPKESQRDFFPEN; encoded by the coding sequence ATGACAGCGGGAATGAGCAAACAAGGCAAAGTATCCATCCGGCCAGTACAGTATCGAGATCTCACGGCGATCGCCAATTTTGCCGCCGCAGCGGATCTAGATGGGCCTTCTCCCCTCGATATGCCCCTTGAGGACCACCTCGAAAATACTAAGAATTTCTACGGCCTCGTTAAGCTACTAAGTTTTTTCCCGAATCCCAACCAATACAGTTTCCACGGCTATGTCATTGAAGTCGATGGCCAGCTTGTGGGCTTCGTGAAGATCTCCCCCTTCAACTCCTCCCAAAGTACCTGGCGCGTCGAACAGGTAATCATCGACCCCCAGTTCCCCAAATTGCAATACCATGGCTCCGCCCGGGACCCAGGTTCGGCCCTGCTCCGGTATTGCTTTGACCATGTCGTGGAAGCCCGTAACTGGGTGTTAGAGGTGAATGTTAACGCTCAACAGACCCTCAGCCTCTACCGTCAAAATGGGTTCCAGCCCCTCGCGAAACTCACCTACTGGGCGATCGCCCCGGAAATTCTCAGCGAATTGGCCCTCCAGGAACCCGCCCTACCCAATTTGATGCCCGTGGGCAATGCCGATGCCCGCTTGCTCTACCAACTCGATACTGCCTCCATGCCGCCAATGCTCAGGCAGGTCTTTGATCGCCATGTCCAAGACTTTAAGAGTGCGCCCCTCAGCAATTTAATCTGCCGCGTTAAAAATTGGACGCAACATGTGGATGTGGTCGAAGGGTATGTTTTTGAGCCCCAACGGAAAGCTGCTATTGGTTATTTCGCGGTGCAACTGGCCCACCAAGACCACAAACCCCACCATGGTCGCCTGACGGTGCACCCGGCCTACACTTGGCTCTATCCGGAACTGATGATCAAAATGGCGCAGATCGCTCAGATCCGACCAGAACAACCTTTGTTGACTACCTCTACGGATTATCAGCCGGAACGGGAAGAATTTTTTGAAACGGTGGGTGCAACCCCCAGGGAACATACGCTTCTAATGTCCCGCTCAGTGTGGCACAAGGTACGCGAATCCCAGCCCCTTGAAGCGTTGCAATTATCAGGGGTACTCCAGGGTTTGCAGCCGATGCGATCGCCAATCCCCAGCCGCATCCATTGGTTTAAAAACCATCCCAGCCTAAAATTGCCAAAGGAATCCCAGCGGGATTTCTTCCCGGAAAATTAG
- a CDS encoding mannose-1-phosphate guanyltransferase — MRAVLMAGGAGTRLRPLTCDLPKPMVPVLNRPIAEHIINLLKRHRITEVIATLHYVPDIMRDYFQDGHEFGVKMHYAVEEDQPLGTAGCVKNVEELLTETFVVISGDSITDFDLAAAIAFHREKGSKATLVLTRVPNPVEFGVVITEENGQISRFLEKPSTSEIFSDTVNTGTYILEPEVLKYLPENEECDFSKDLFPLLLDRGEPMYGYIADGYWCDVGHLDAYRKAQYDALARKVHVEYSYEERSPGIWIGNNTFIDDSATISPPAMIGDNCRIGARVHIEPGTVIGDNVTVGADSDLKRPILWNGVVLGEEVQLRACTVVRGSRVDRRAHILEGAVVGALSTVEEEAHIGTGVRIWPNKRIEAGAIVNINLIWGSTAQRNLFGQRGVSGLANIDITPEFAVKLGAAYGSTLKIGSMVLVSRDQRSVSRMVSRSLIAGLMSAGIGVQNLQATAIPIARTMANILDVEGGIHVRLHPERSDHLLIEFLDRQGINISKAKEKKIEGVYFKEDLRRVAIAEIGEMSCPAQVIEQYSQRFEDHLNIGALMNSGSKVVIDYAYAVSGAVLPTILNKFSCDAVVLNASLKQNSPVGQEKESLLLQLGHVVEALRASMGVQVAANGEQLTLVDESGLAIYGERLTALLTSILFTASPRSSVVVPIYASSAVEQIARRHDGHVIRTKANPTALMEACRNNPHVVLGGSGDMGFIFPELHPGFDAMFTIAKLIEMLTIQERSLGQIRAELPIVFHKSYTMRCPWRVKGALMRHLVEIHDSDRLVLIDGVKIIDPVSDNWVLVLPDAGEPLVHIYVNSESREWVEESLRDYRHKVQSFIEREQNGDLPEF, encoded by the coding sequence ATGCGTGCAGTTTTAATGGCTGGCGGTGCCGGGACAAGACTACGTCCCCTGACTTGTGATTTACCGAAGCCGATGGTGCCAGTGCTCAATCGCCCCATTGCTGAGCACATTATTAATCTACTCAAACGCCACCGCATTACCGAAGTCATTGCCACGCTCCACTATGTGCCGGACATTATGCGGGACTATTTTCAGGATGGCCACGAGTTTGGGGTCAAAATGCATTATGCCGTAGAAGAAGATCAACCTTTAGGGACGGCGGGCTGCGTCAAAAATGTCGAAGAACTGCTCACCGAAACCTTTGTGGTGATTAGTGGGGATAGCATTACCGATTTTGATCTCGCGGCGGCGATCGCCTTCCACCGCGAAAAAGGTTCTAAAGCGACCCTCGTCCTTACCCGTGTGCCTAACCCCGTTGAGTTTGGTGTCGTGATTACCGAAGAAAACGGGCAAATTAGCCGCTTCCTCGAAAAACCCTCCACCAGCGAAATTTTCTCTGATACCGTCAACACAGGGACTTACATCCTTGAGCCGGAGGTGCTGAAATACCTTCCGGAAAATGAAGAATGCGACTTTTCGAAGGATCTCTTTCCCCTACTCCTCGACCGAGGGGAACCGATGTATGGCTACATTGCCGATGGCTATTGGTGCGATGTCGGACACCTCGATGCCTACCGTAAAGCCCAGTACGATGCCCTCGCCCGGAAAGTCCATGTGGAATATTCCTATGAGGAGCGATCGCCAGGGATTTGGATTGGTAATAATACTTTTATCGACGACAGTGCCACTATTTCTCCCCCGGCGATGATTGGTGATAATTGCCGCATTGGTGCCAGGGTGCACATTGAACCCGGTACGGTCATTGGCGATAACGTAACCGTCGGTGCCGATTCTGATCTCAAACGGCCAATTCTTTGGAACGGCGTGGTCTTGGGGGAAGAAGTGCAATTGCGGGCTTGCACAGTAGTGCGGGGAAGCCGGGTTGATCGCCGTGCCCACATTTTAGAAGGGGCCGTGGTGGGGGCATTATCCACAGTGGAAGAAGAAGCCCACATCGGTACCGGCGTGAGAATTTGGCCCAATAAACGGATCGAAGCCGGGGCGATTGTGAATATCAACCTCATCTGGGGGAGCACAGCCCAGCGCAATCTGTTTGGCCAGCGGGGAGTTTCTGGCCTCGCCAATATTGACATCACCCCCGAATTTGCCGTCAAACTAGGGGCGGCCTACGGTTCGACTTTAAAAATTGGCTCGATGGTGCTGGTCTCGCGGGATCAGCGCAGTGTCTCGCGGATGGTCAGTCGTTCCTTGATTGCGGGATTAATGTCGGCGGGGATTGGCGTGCAAAATCTCCAGGCCACGGCCATTCCCATTGCCCGGACAATGGCCAATATTTTAGACGTGGAAGGGGGAATCCATGTGCGTCTCCACCCGGAACGGTCAGATCATTTGCTAATTGAATTTCTCGATCGTCAAGGGATCAATATCTCGAAGGCGAAGGAAAAGAAAATTGAGGGGGTCTATTTTAAAGAGGATCTCAGACGGGTGGCGATCGCCGAAATTGGCGAAATGTCCTGTCCGGCACAAGTCATTGAGCAATACAGCCAGCGCTTTGAAGATCATCTCAATATTGGGGCCCTGATGAATAGCGGCTCGAAGGTGGTCATTGACTATGCCTATGCGGTGTCGGGTGCTGTTTTACCGACTATTTTGAATAAATTTAGCTGTGATGCCGTGGTGCTTAATGCCAGCCTCAAACAAAATTCCCCCGTGGGTCAAGAGAAAGAATCCCTCCTTTTGCAATTGGGCCATGTGGTAGAAGCACTGCGTGCCAGCATGGGGGTACAGGTTGCGGCCAATGGGGAACAACTTACCCTCGTCGATGAATCAGGACTGGCTATCTATGGGGAGCGCCTCACGGCCTTGCTGACGAGCATTCTCTTCACGGCCAGTCCCCGCAGTTCCGTCGTTGTGCCCATCTATGCGTCGAGTGCTGTGGAGCAAATTGCCCGCCGCCATGATGGCCATGTGATTCGCACCAAAGCTAACCCCACTGCCCTCATGGAAGCGTGCCGGAATAATCCCCATGTGGTGTTGGGGGGAAGCGGCGATATGGGTTTTATTTTTCCGGAGCTACACCCCGGTTTCGATGCGATGTTTACGATCGCCAAGCTGATTGAGATGCTGACGATCCAAGAGCGATCGCTCGGTCAAATTCGAGCAGAATTACCGATAGTTTTCCATAAGTCTTACACCATGCGTTGTCCCTGGCGGGTGAAGGGGGCTTTAATGCGACATCTGGTAGAAATCCACGACAGCGATCGCCTCGTGCTAATTGATGGCGTCAAAATTATTGATCCGGTCTCGGATAACTGGGTGCTGGTGCTACCCGACGCCGGAGAACCATTGGTACATATTTATGTGAATAGTGAAAGTCGGGAGTGGGTCGAAGAATCGTTGCGAGATTACCGCCATAAGGTGCAAAGCTTTATTGAGCGGGAGCAAAACGGTGATCTCCCGGAATTTTAG
- the hflX gene encoding GTPase HflX, which yields MPIDTIHGNLKGLKSSQLKQLQRLYQQAVPGDRLTTPELAQRIAALSTELNQAVCVYLNRRGKVIRVGVGSPRQTQIPPLELPRYGAERLSGIRCLTASPKDEPPKESSLTAMVLQRLDALVSFTLTGTGTTKRGRGAAGYVKNVYVAHLLPQTHPSHAYWLVSEPQTLEDLTQQDFLDLVEGLEAEFRREFTAQQVDQSHDRVILVGLQTADIGDRPFQDRLTELARLVDTAGGEVLLTLEQKRSTPHPQTVVGTGKVEEIALQVQTLGANLVVFDRDMSPAQGRNLERQLGVKVCDRTEVILDIFAQRAQSRAGKLQVELAQLEYLLPRLVGRGQAMSRLGGGIGTRGPGETKLETERRTIQSRLSRLQKEVDQLQAHRSRMRSQRQRQDVPTFAIVGYTNAGKSTLINALTNAEVYAADQLFATLDPTTRRLTLTDEAFQTQTILLTDTVGFIHELPPALVDAFRATLEEVTEADALIHVVDLSHPAWQHQLESVEKILGEMPIMPAQALLVFNKLDQVSSEALQEAKLRHPNAVYISASDRLGFETLRQRLAQMLVL from the coding sequence CTGCCCATCGACACTATTCACGGTAATCTCAAAGGTCTTAAAAGTAGTCAACTCAAGCAGTTGCAACGACTGTATCAACAGGCTGTGCCCGGCGATCGCCTGACAACTCCAGAATTAGCCCAACGGATTGCGGCCCTGAGTACGGAGCTAAACCAAGCGGTTTGTGTCTATCTCAACCGCCGCGGCAAAGTGATCCGGGTGGGGGTTGGTTCGCCCCGACAAACCCAAATTCCCCCTTTAGAATTACCCCGCTATGGTGCCGAGCGATTATCAGGCATCCGCTGTCTGACTGCTAGCCCGAAGGATGAACCGCCCAAGGAATCGAGTTTAACGGCGATGGTGCTGCAACGGTTAGATGCCCTTGTGAGCTTTACTTTAACGGGGACAGGGACGACTAAACGGGGCCGGGGGGCTGCGGGTTACGTCAAAAATGTCTATGTGGCCCATCTGCTCCCCCAGACCCATCCGAGCCATGCCTATTGGCTGGTTTCTGAACCCCAAACCTTAGAAGATCTGACCCAACAGGATTTTTTGGATCTCGTTGAAGGACTAGAGGCGGAATTTCGCCGAGAATTTACGGCCCAACAGGTCGACCAAAGCCATGACCGGGTGATTCTTGTTGGGTTACAAACGGCAGACATTGGCGATCGCCCCTTTCAGGATCGGCTAACAGAACTGGCCCGCTTGGTGGATACCGCTGGGGGGGAAGTGCTGCTTACCCTCGAACAAAAACGCAGTACACCCCATCCCCAAACCGTTGTCGGCACCGGGAAAGTAGAAGAAATTGCCCTCCAGGTACAAACCCTCGGCGCGAATCTTGTCGTCTTTGACCGGGATATGTCTCCCGCCCAGGGCCGCAACCTGGAACGACAACTGGGCGTGAAAGTTTGCGATCGCACGGAAGTGATCCTCGATATCTTTGCCCAGCGGGCCCAGTCCCGGGCCGGGAAACTCCAGGTGGAATTAGCCCAATTAGAATATCTCTTGCCCCGCTTGGTGGGTCGGGGTCAGGCCATGTCCCGTTTGGGGGGTGGCATCGGCACCCGTGGCCCTGGGGAAACAAAGCTCGAAACGGAACGGCGTACCATCCAAAGTCGCCTCAGTCGCCTGCAAAAAGAAGTGGATCAACTGCAAGCCCACCGTTCCCGGATGCGGAGTCAACGGCAACGGCAAGATGTCCCCACCTTCGCAATTGTGGGCTATACCAATGCGGGTAAATCGACCTTGATCAATGCCCTCACCAACGCTGAAGTTTATGCGGCGGATCAATTGTTTGCCACCCTCGATCCCACGACCCGACGGCTGACTTTGACCGATGAAGCCTTTCAAACCCAGACAATTTTACTAACGGATACCGTTGGTTTTATCCATGAATTGCCCCCGGCCCTTGTGGATGCATTTCGGGCGACCCTCGAAGAAGTCACCGAAGCCGATGCGTTGATCCATGTGGTGGATCTGTCCCATCCTGCGTGGCAGCATCAGTTAGAATCCGTCGAAAAAATTCTGGGGGAAATGCCAATTATGCCGGCCCAAGCCCTGTTGGTTTTTAATAAGCTGGATCAGGTGTCTAGTGAAGCACTCCAGGAAGCCAAGCTACGCCATCCGAACGCTGTTTATATTTCTGCTAGTGATCGCCTCGGTTTTGAGACCCTCCGACAACGGCTCGCTCAAATGTTGGTATTATGA
- the ruvX gene encoding Holliday junction resolvase RuvX translates to MEPVAALGLDIGRKRIGVAGCDRLGLLATALTTIQRTTLEADLAAIAHWIEQRHIQVLVVGLPYAMDGSLGKQAKQTQKFARKLAEAFGLPIEYVDERLTSVEAENQLKAEKQYDRQQKGLVDQRAAQIILQQWLETRQCAPTS, encoded by the coding sequence ATGGAACCAGTGGCAGCATTGGGGCTCGATATTGGCCGTAAACGCATCGGGGTGGCTGGCTGCGATCGCCTCGGGCTTTTGGCGACGGCTTTAACGACCATTCAACGCACCACCCTAGAGGCAGATTTAGCGGCGATCGCCCATTGGATCGAACAGCGTCACATTCAAGTTTTAGTGGTAGGGTTGCCCTATGCCATGGACGGCAGCTTAGGGAAACAGGCGAAACAAACCCAAAAGTTTGCCCGTAAATTGGCAGAGGCCTTTGGGCTTCCCATTGAATATGTGGACGAACGCTTAACCTCCGTCGAAGCAGAAAACCAACTCAAAGCCGAAAAGCAGTATGACCGCCAACAAAAGGGCCTCGTCGATCAGCGGGCAGCCCAAATTATTTTGCAACAGTGGCTAGAGACAAGACAGTGTGCCCCGACTTCCTAG
- a CDS encoding Mbov_0395 family pilin-like conjugal transfer protein codes for MPELISDVINAALGILAAITVVVLVISGFRYMTSSNPGEVAQATQGITNAIVGLIIIVGAFLITDYVISALVS; via the coding sequence ATCCCAGAGTTGATCTCCGATGTGATTAACGCTGCCTTGGGAATTTTGGCCGCTATTACTGTAGTAGTCTTGGTCATCTCTGGCTTTCGCTATATGACCAGCTCCAATCCGGGAGAAGTAGCTCAAGCTACCCAGGGTATTACCAATGCCATTGTCGGTCTGATCATTATTGTGGGAGCTTTCCTGATTACTGACTATGTGATCTCTGCATTAGTTTCCTAA
- the dusB gene encoding tRNA dihydrouridine synthase DusB, translating to MPPTPEATAIADPDPRRSPQTNISDNPLKIGAVTLQSRVLQAPLSGVTDLVFRRLVRRYAPSSMMYTEMVRAQEVHHLQTLPRLMEIDPGEQPISIQLFDCRPDFMGTAAKKAVAEGAQTIDINMGCPVNKITRKGGGSSLLRQPDVAVAIVKAVVEAVDVPVTVKTRIGWGDDEIVIVDFARRLEDAGAQMLTVHGRTRAQGYTGKAQWQWIKKVKEVLSIPVIANGDIFSVDAAIACLEATGADGVMCSRGTLGYPFLVGEIDHFLKTGQRRPQPTVVELLQCAKEHLDGLWEYKGQKGIYQSRKHLTWYCRDFPRAADFRDHLNKIDTVAEGQALLDAAIEQVQNQASIPAVKTPQLAVI from the coding sequence ATGCCCCCGACCCCTGAAGCCACTGCCATAGCTGATCCTGACCCAAGGCGATCGCCCCAAACCAACATCTCAGACAATCCCCTAAAAATTGGTGCCGTCACCCTCCAGAGCCGTGTCCTCCAAGCACCACTATCGGGGGTAACGGATTTGGTCTTCCGGCGTTTGGTGCGGCGTTATGCCCCCAGTTCTATGATGTACACCGAAATGGTGCGCGCCCAGGAAGTCCACCATCTCCAGACTTTGCCGAGGCTGATGGAAATTGACCCAGGGGAGCAGCCGATCAGCATTCAACTGTTTGACTGTCGCCCCGATTTTATGGGGACAGCGGCCAAAAAAGCCGTGGCCGAGGGCGCCCAAACCATCGACATCAATATGGGTTGTCCGGTGAATAAAATCACCCGCAAGGGAGGTGGCAGTTCTCTCCTGCGGCAACCGGATGTGGCGGTGGCCATTGTGAAAGCGGTAGTGGAAGCTGTCGATGTGCCTGTGACCGTTAAAACCCGCATTGGCTGGGGTGATGATGAGATTGTCATTGTTGATTTTGCCCGACGTTTAGAGGACGCTGGCGCACAAATGCTGACGGTACATGGTCGCACCCGGGCCCAGGGCTATACCGGGAAAGCCCAATGGCAGTGGATTAAAAAAGTGAAAGAAGTCCTCTCCATTCCGGTGATTGCCAACGGGGATATTTTTTCGGTAGATGCGGCGATCGCCTGCCTGGAAGCAACGGGCGCTGATGGGGTGATGTGTTCCCGGGGAACCCTCGGTTATCCGTTTTTAGTCGGCGAAATTGATCATTTCCTCAAAACGGGGCAGCGGCGGCCCCAACCGACGGTGGTGGAGTTACTCCAGTGCGCCAAGGAGCATTTAGACGGGCTTTGGGAATATAAAGGTCAAAAGGGCATTTACCAATCCCGTAAGCACTTGACTTGGTATTGTCGCGATTTTCCCAGAGCCGCAGACTTCCGCGATCACCTCAACAAAATCGACACTGTTGCCGAGGGTCAAGCCCTCCTCGATGCCGCCATTGAGCAAGTACAAAACCAAGCCAGTATTCCCGCCGTAAAAACGCCCCAACTGGCGGTGATTTAA
- a CDS encoding surface-adhesin E family protein, with protein sequence MAIADCSDRLQTIPQCLILVPCGGRAMGNFSQFWRTLAIATGILMVPLVAQAELVQVVASRSYDEDYGQYMEKELYVNPKTIRRSGPFAWWEVEAVNRDSTSKELRYHARAYYSGDCSRRVTRLREISVFILNGENTDFYKNYGDQGEVNTVSPGSTGASLLDFVCGNARTDTAAAPRLDE encoded by the coding sequence ATGGCGATCGCCGATTGTTCAGATCGCCTTCAAACCATTCCCCAGTGTTTGATTCTGGTGCCTTGCGGAGGACGGGCAATGGGTAATTTTTCACAATTTTGGCGCACGTTGGCGATCGCCACGGGGATTTTAATGGTTCCCCTAGTCGCCCAGGCAGAACTGGTACAGGTGGTGGCCAGTCGTAGCTATGACGAAGACTACGGCCAGTACATGGAAAAAGAGCTATACGTTAACCCCAAAACCATCAGACGCAGTGGGCCGTTTGCTTGGTGGGAAGTAGAAGCCGTCAATCGAGATAGCACCTCGAAGGAATTGCGCTACCATGCCCGTGCCTACTATTCTGGGGACTGCTCCCGGCGGGTCACCCGTTTACGGGAAATCTCGGTGTTTATCCTCAACGGTGAAAACACAGATTTTTACAAAAACTACGGTGATCAAGGGGAAGTGAATACGGTTTCCCCTGGTTCCACTGGGGCGAGCCTCCTAGACTTTGTCTGTGGCAATGCTCGCACGGATACGGCGGCGGCCCCTCGCCTTGACGAATAA